In one Babylonia areolata isolate BAREFJ2019XMU chromosome 14, ASM4173473v1, whole genome shotgun sequence genomic region, the following are encoded:
- the LOC143289893 gene encoding transmembrane protein 203-like gives MFFTLQELVRWLRMTAFELWLHLVSVLIFSVLAVLKYESVWQVSWWAVFIPLFACDGLNAYFCVIVFIRQYNEFDIKTACLRGLASLLTIVLVFLFKLLLCQRLSGERDTSMSEVMGPLFVLLQIVMVRACRTN, from the coding sequence ATGTTTTTCACTCTTCAAGAGCTAGTCCGCTGGCTTCGTATGACTGCCTTTGAACTGTGGCTCCACCTTGTGTCTGTACTGATCTTCTCTGTGCTGGCTGTGCTGAAATATGAGAGCGTCTGGCAGGTATCTTGGTGGGCTGTCTTCATCCCCCTCTTTGCCTGTGATGGCCTCAATGCCTACTTCTGTGTGATTGTGTTCATACGTCAGTACAATGAGTTTGACATCAAAACAGCATGTCTCCGGGGTTTGGCGTCATTGCTGACGATTGTGCTGGTTTTTCTGTTCAAGCTACTGTTGTGTCAGCGGTTGAGTGGAGAGCGGGACACGTCAATGTCAGAAGTGATGGGACCGTTGTTTGTGTTGCTGCAAATCGTCATGGTGAGGGCGTGTCGCACCAACTGA
- the LOC143289527 gene encoding NADPH-dependent diflavin oxidoreductase 1-like, translating to MDGTRRLLILYGSQTGTAQDTAERLGREAKRRWFSVKVSALDDYPVRELITERLAIFVCATTGQGDPPDNMKMFWRFLMRKNLPADSLCSLRYAVLGLGDSSYQKFNFVAKKLHKRLEQLGGRAVMKAGLSDEQHDLGQDAVIDPWSTELWEHFLQLSPLPAGHTVISADVRPASRYRTVFTNDAEETQSVPAPCGDERPSQGRPFLASLIANDRVTAPDHFQDVRLVRLDVSGSSIEYKPGDVVMVQPQNTEERVQQFLTHMGLDGSQKFRLQQNDADTPLPSSLPQPCSIEEAVRCYLDIGSVPRRSFFEMLAHFAEDELEREKLQEFCTPEGQDDLFSYCNRVRRTILEVMQDFHQTSKRVPLDYLFDLIPPLQPRAFSIASSPQAHPREVHILMAVVKYRTKLQSPRQGVCSTWLASLTPDLGIRIPVWVKAGTIAFPQDPATPVVMVGPGTGVAPFRSYIHERAASGFGGSYLFFGCRGADRDFYCRREWEALEQKNMLTLFTAFSRDQEAKIYVQDRILENGELIWRLLQEEAASFFIAGNAKRMPDDVRAIVKTVIQQQGQRSEPEADAYLQSLERSRRWQLEAWS from the exons ATGGATGGAACCAGACGTCTGCTGATTCTGTATGGCAGCCAGACAGGAACGGCTCAGGATACAGCAGAAAGACTGGGGAGAGAGGCCAAACGACGATGGTTCTCTGTCAAAGTGTCGGCACTGGATGATTATCCAGTg agagAGCTGATCACGGAGCGCTTGGCGATCTTCGTGTGTGCTACCACAGGACAGGGGGACCCTCCTGACAACATGAAG ATGTTCTGGCGCTTTCTGATGAGGAAGAACCTTCCTGCTGACTCACTGTGCAGTCTACGCTATGCAGTCCTAGGCCTTGGTGATTCGTCATATCAAAA GTTTAACTTTGTAGCGAAAAAGCTTCACAAGCGACTGGAACAGCTGGGAGGACGTGCGGTGATGAAAGCTGGACTGTCTGATGAGCAGCACGACCTGGG GCAGGATGCTGTCATTGACCCCTGGTCAACAGAACTGTGGGAGCATTTTCTGCAGTTGTCTCCCTTACCCGCAGGTCACACCGTCATCAGTGCTGATGTCAG ACCGGCTTCCCGCTACCGAACAGTGTTCACAAACGACGCGGAAGAAACCCAAAGTGTTCCTGCTCCATGTGGGGACGAGAGGCCGTCTCAGGGGAGACCATTCCTGGCGTCTTTGATAGCCAATGACAGAGTGACTGCCCCTGACCACTTCCAGGATGTGCGTCTGGTTCGTCTGGACGTCAGCGGTTCCAGCATAGA GTACAAGCCTGGGGATGTGGTGATGGTCCAGCCGCAGAATACAGAGGAGCGGGTTCAGCAGTTTCTGACTCACATGGGTCTGGACGGCTCCCAGAAGTTCCGCCTCCAGCAGAATGACGcag ACACACCTTTGCCAAGCAGCCTTCCCCAGCCTTGCAGCATTGAGGAAGCTGTGCGATGCTACCTGGACATCGGCAGTGTACCGCGACGCAGTTTCTTCGAGATGCTGGCTCACTTCGCTGAGGATGAACTGGAGCGGGAGAAGCTGCAAGAGTTCTGTACCCCtgagggacag GACGACCTCTTTTCCTACTGTAACAGAGTGCGGAGAACAATACTGGAG GTGATGCAGGATTTTCATCAGACGAGTAAACGTGTACCGTTGGACTACCTGTTTGACCTCATCCCTCCGTTGCAACCTCGGGCCTTTTCCATTGCATCCTCCCCTCAG GCCCATCCTCGTGAAGTCCACATACTGATGGCGGTGGTGAAGTACCGCACCAAACTGCAAAGCCCTCGACAGGGCGTCTGCTCCACCTGGCTGGCGTCCTTGACCCCTGACCTCGGCATCAGGATCCCCGTCTGGGTCAAGGCCGGCACCATCGCTTTCCCCCAGGACCCGGCGACCCCTGTGGTCATGGTTGGCCCAG gTACAGGAGTGGCTCCCTTCAGAAGTTACATTCATGAGAGGGCAGCTTCAGGATTTGGAG GGAGCTATCTGTTCTTTGGCTGCCGTGGCGCGGACAGGGATTTCTATTGCCGCCGGGAGTGGGAAGCCCTCGAACAGAAGAACATGCTGACCTTGTTCACAGCCTTCTCAAGAGATCAG GAAGCGAAAATCTACGTCCAGGACCGTATCCTAGAAAACGGGGAGTTGATATGGAGACTGCTTCAGGAAGAGGCGGCCTCCTTCTTCATCGCAGG CAATGCCAAGCGAATGCCTGACGATGTGCGAGCCATCGTCAAAACGGTCATTCAACAACAGGGGCAAAGATCAGAACCGGAGGCCGACGCCTACCTGCAGTCACTGGAACGAAGCCGACGCTGGCAACTGGAAGCCTGGTCTTGA